One Myxococcales bacterium genomic region harbors:
- a CDS encoding alpha/beta fold hydrolase, with translation MIPWRIVRVFFVAATLACGPNSSESPLEPSTSASGEAPSPSTVSPGMPSSSSPGTSAPPTGDAGTKGTSVPVLPFPSRLFILPNREMPVSDFGAAIDARVTEQPGAASVIVLVHGRSCGGGGEPKKSLDEAVPELERTMSSAVVLFSWPGSDEGCPLGFPEARARAAGPALAYLTQVLSAYRATAGNKLGARKVVLLAHSMGNLVLEAAVGGTSTLPRDVFDTVLVGSSATALAGHATWLSRAGLGRATYVSVNGNDNVLLAAGTGRGTRLGRSIGQEPLAPGVLYADFGGANVDHAIYLPSGQKGEGMRAFYRTILRGEPFVVQGARGVTRTEARGGATIAFFDGT, from the coding sequence ATGATCCCCTGGCGCATCGTCCGCGTGTTCTTCGTCGCCGCGACCTTGGCCTGCGGCCCGAACTCTTCGGAGTCACCGCTCGAGCCCTCGACGTCGGCATCCGGCGAAGCCCCCTCGCCCTCCACGGTGAGCCCCGGCATGCCCTCGAGCTCGAGCCCAGGGACCTCCGCGCCGCCGACCGGAGACGCCGGGACCAAGGGCACGAGCGTGCCCGTCCTGCCCTTCCCTTCGCGCCTCTTTATCCTCCCCAACCGAGAGATGCCGGTCTCGGATTTCGGGGCCGCTATCGACGCTCGTGTCACCGAGCAGCCGGGCGCCGCGTCGGTGATCGTGCTCGTGCACGGCCGGTCCTGCGGAGGTGGAGGCGAGCCGAAGAAGTCGCTCGACGAGGCCGTGCCGGAGCTCGAACGGACCATGTCGTCGGCCGTGGTGCTCTTCTCTTGGCCAGGGTCCGACGAAGGGTGCCCGCTCGGCTTCCCCGAGGCGCGAGCTCGAGCGGCAGGGCCGGCCCTCGCCTACCTCACGCAGGTGCTCTCGGCCTACCGCGCGACCGCGGGGAACAAGCTCGGCGCGCGCAAGGTGGTGCTCCTCGCCCACAGCATGGGCAACCTCGTCCTCGAGGCCGCCGTCGGCGGCACGAGCACCTTGCCCCGCGACGTGTTCGATACGGTGCTCGTGGGGTCGTCGGCGACGGCGCTCGCGGGGCACGCGACGTGGCTGTCCCGAGCGGGGCTCGGCCGCGCGACGTACGTCTCGGTGAACGGAAACGACAACGTGCTGCTCGCGGCCGGCACCGGGCGCGGGACGCGGCTCGGGCGGTCGATCGGGCAAGAGCCGCTCGCCCCCGGGGTCCTCTATGCGGACTTCGGCGGCGCGAACGTCGACCACGCGATCTACCTCCCCTCGGGGCAAAAGGGCGAGGGCATGCGCGCCTTCTATCGGACGATTCTCCGAGGGGAGCCCTTCGTCGTCCAAGGCGCTCGTGGCGTGACGCGCACCGAGGCCCGAGGCGGCGCGACCATCGCGTTCTTCGACGGGACGTGA
- a CDS encoding tetratricopeptide repeat protein, protein MSTHGEPRSALARRPRTFEELARLGDAELDVATGAALIAKDAYGGVDVDALLLKVARLVEPLGPGSIEGMSTREQAELLAAHVHGTLGFHGNEEDYHDPRNSLLCDVLERRVGIPISLALVYTEVARHLGIRARGVAFPGHYLVRVDDKANPTARDEPAAIVDPFSGKLLTWEAVEQLLRKTLGEKAKLSPIHLVPASPRGTLVRMLTNLKVVHLARRDLARAHLALDRILCLTPASTSALRERAVLAVRLGATQSARADFERVLELEPEAQDAAILKQHLARLSSSRKDLN, encoded by the coding sequence ATGAGCACCCACGGTGAGCCAAGGTCCGCGCTCGCGCGCCGCCCCCGAACGTTCGAGGAGCTCGCGCGCCTCGGTGATGCCGAGCTCGACGTCGCGACCGGCGCCGCGCTCATCGCGAAGGACGCCTACGGTGGCGTCGACGTCGACGCGCTCCTCTTGAAGGTAGCGCGGCTCGTCGAGCCGCTCGGTCCCGGATCCATCGAGGGCATGTCGACCCGTGAGCAGGCCGAGCTCCTCGCGGCGCACGTTCACGGCACCCTCGGCTTCCACGGCAACGAAGAAGACTACCACGACCCGCGCAATAGCCTCTTGTGCGACGTGCTCGAACGGCGAGTCGGTATCCCCATTTCGCTCGCGCTCGTCTACACCGAGGTTGCCCGCCACCTCGGGATCCGCGCGCGCGGAGTCGCCTTTCCTGGCCATTACCTCGTTCGGGTCGACGACAAGGCGAACCCCACCGCGCGCGACGAGCCCGCCGCCATCGTCGACCCGTTCTCGGGCAAGCTCCTCACGTGGGAGGCCGTCGAGCAGCTCCTCCGAAAGACGCTCGGCGAGAAGGCCAAGCTCTCGCCCATCCACCTGGTCCCGGCGAGCCCACGCGGGACGCTCGTGCGCATGCTCACGAACCTCAAGGTCGTGCACCTCGCGCGCCGCGATTTGGCGCGTGCCCACCTCGCGCTCGACCGCATCCTCTGCCTCACGCCGGCCTCCACGTCGGCCCTCCGCGAGCGTGCCGTGCTCGCCGTCCGGCTCGGCGCCACCCAGAGCGCTCGCGCCGACTTCGAGCGTGTCCTCGAGCTCGAGCCCGAGGCTCAAGACGCCGCCATCTTGAAACAGCACCTCGCGCGCCTCTCGTCGTCTCGCAAAGACCTGAACTGA
- a CDS encoding EAL domain-containing response regulator encodes MTRSDTGDGEIARRERPSSVLVVEDDALQRRVLCKRLAASGVATIHEAEHGIEALALLAAHPDVEVVVSDLAMPEMDGLDLLCAMATLPSKASFVLHSAMDRQLLACMELMAKERGMSFLGILEKPATVDDIQRVVRRPEPKERPSRETLVFSHDELKEGLALGQFVPYFQPKVSMKDGAIRGAEALARWVHPRYGVLPPGVFIDTMEQTGLIGSLTQIILEKSIRAARTWNDLGRSISVSVNLSFSFLSTPGVADSITRLTRGSGLAPERLILEITENVAMADAGICLENIARLKVRGYRLSIDDFGVGYSSLQQLLRIPFDEIKIDRSFVAGVKPLSRSATMLEATLGMAQRLDMVSVAEGIETREEWDFLASVGTALAQGYFVSRPISGDDLEARLRAGTEWVPPR; translated from the coding sequence ATGACGCGATCCGATACGGGTGATGGAGAGATCGCGAGGCGCGAGCGCCCCTCGAGCGTGCTCGTGGTCGAGGACGACGCGCTCCAACGGCGTGTACTCTGCAAACGACTCGCCGCGAGCGGCGTCGCGACGATCCACGAGGCCGAGCACGGCATCGAGGCCCTCGCGCTGCTCGCCGCGCACCCCGACGTCGAGGTCGTCGTGTCCGATCTGGCGATGCCCGAGATGGACGGACTGGACCTTTTGTGCGCGATGGCGACGCTCCCGAGCAAGGCATCGTTCGTGCTCCACTCGGCCATGGATCGCCAGCTCCTCGCGTGCATGGAGCTCATGGCCAAGGAACGTGGCATGAGCTTCTTGGGCATTCTCGAGAAGCCGGCCACCGTCGACGACATCCAGCGCGTCGTGCGGCGGCCCGAGCCGAAGGAGCGCCCGTCCCGCGAGACCCTGGTCTTCTCTCATGACGAGCTGAAGGAGGGCCTCGCGCTCGGGCAGTTCGTCCCTTACTTTCAGCCCAAGGTCTCCATGAAAGACGGGGCCATTCGAGGCGCCGAGGCCCTCGCTCGATGGGTGCACCCGCGCTACGGCGTGCTGCCTCCCGGGGTGTTCATCGACACCATGGAGCAGACGGGCCTCATCGGCTCGCTCACGCAGATCATCCTCGAGAAATCGATCCGCGCGGCCCGCACGTGGAACGATCTCGGGCGATCCATATCGGTGTCCGTCAACCTGTCGTTCTCGTTTTTGTCGACGCCGGGCGTGGCCGACAGCATCACCCGCCTCACGCGTGGCTCGGGCCTCGCCCCGGAGCGCCTCATCCTCGAGATCACCGAGAACGTGGCCATGGCCGACGCGGGCATCTGTCTCGAGAACATCGCGCGCCTCAAGGTGAGGGGATATCGACTCTCGATCGACGACTTCGGTGTCGGGTACTCGTCTCTCCAACAGCTCCTTCGAATACCGTTCGACGAGATCAAGATCGATAGGAGCTTCGTCGCCGGGGTGAAGCCGCTCTCACGTTCGGCCACCATGCTGGAGGCCACCCTCGGTATGGCGCAACGCCTCGACATGGTCTCCGTAGCCGAGGGCATCGAGACGCGGGAAGAGTGGGATTTTCTAGCCTCGGTCGGCACCGCGCTCGCGCAAGGCTACTTCGTCTCGCGCCCCATCTCGGGGGACGATCTCGAGGCGCGGCTCCGCGCGGGCACCGAGTGGGTGCCCCCACGGTGA
- a CDS encoding response regulator → MTPVPEPPEPDFPPPDGDDAPSHPGLRGAAFAAAFPFYLEWDDSLVVTRVGPHAAKVVVGIAPGARLVEHVVARRPAGPITRGLFVAGAGTAMLLECKSSGAVLRGPVERIDGRYLFLASPWLAGPAELSARGYVASDFALHDQTFELLDVVRSHELANDDLKRLADRLTLQRAQLREKEAESGKLALIASRSANAILMTDALGRIEWTNEGFSRLSGWSLEELRGKTLTSFLEWSASDMNAVEHMRAQILRGEGFQTETLAYARDGRPYWVAVDAQPIFVEGQLAHFVAMGNDITERIVEQDRQALQIAASRALAKAGGLEAVMFDVLGVVGSRMGYTLGAAWALDGDSPSARLRVVASWERAKGMAGPFFLSSAAASFGVGEGLPGRVWAEGGTVVGADLSAVPGDPRAATAVECGVRSYMAVPIVDGAAFLGVLELFGPVREIPNPKLVDALREIGHQLGAYAVRKRAEESLREAKEAAEAASRAKSEFLATMSHEIRTPMNGVLGFVQLLQQSPLTSQQSDFVASIRSSAESLLNVINDVLDFSKIESGHMEIERAPFSLEQCVEEAVETVAMAAGEKGLDLAARIDPAVPTGVLGDVLRVRQVLVNLLGNAVKFTSHGEVSLEVSSDAQAPDKVRFSVRDTGIGIPASKLESLFQPFHQVDSSTSRKYGGTGLGLAICRRLVGLMGGEITAASVPGRGAELSFVIPLPPSLGETRSAHSMQVPSLVSRRAYVADAHPLSRGVIREMLERWGMDVRSGDSLRDAKTEGWSPHVVLLDCDVPSGESVDAVRGLAAGGATVLLMCSSGRGAKLRESYGAAISATLLKPLKVSPLFNLLVSHADRAGDKKVSRSRMVAPIVVGNRPLRLLLVEDNAVNRKLALAALAQLGCSADVAQNGREAIRAVKATRYDAIFMDVQMPGMDGLEATRAIRVWESDAGARPARIVALTANVLSGDRENCLRAGMDDYLPKPLRLDALRSFLQAVCDGRDAPTHESPVPPPPSSTVHDVLRDLVADVSLDEAVLLAKDYVGSLGDQLASLRRAIASGDLVVGARLAHSLKGSAAIFGLDATKACAAKVEAACRDGRSDEAVSATSALEAASRDDAHELDVALAALSDSVARMS, encoded by the coding sequence GTGACCCCCGTACCCGAGCCCCCCGAGCCCGATTTCCCGCCTCCCGACGGAGACGACGCCCCCTCCCACCCCGGGCTCCGCGGAGCGGCGTTCGCGGCGGCATTTCCGTTCTACCTCGAGTGGGACGACTCCCTCGTCGTGACGCGCGTGGGGCCCCACGCCGCGAAGGTCGTCGTGGGGATCGCCCCGGGCGCGCGCCTCGTCGAGCACGTGGTCGCGCGCCGGCCGGCCGGCCCCATCACCCGCGGGCTCTTCGTCGCCGGGGCGGGGACGGCCATGTTGCTCGAGTGCAAATCGAGCGGCGCCGTGCTCCGAGGCCCTGTCGAGCGGATCGACGGGCGATACCTCTTCCTCGCGTCGCCCTGGCTCGCCGGGCCCGCCGAGCTCTCGGCGCGGGGGTATGTCGCGAGCGATTTCGCCCTCCACGACCAGACCTTCGAGCTGCTCGACGTGGTGCGGTCGCACGAGCTCGCGAACGACGATCTCAAGCGCCTCGCCGATCGGCTCACCCTCCAACGGGCTCAGCTCCGCGAGAAAGAGGCCGAGTCGGGCAAGCTCGCGCTCATCGCCTCGCGGAGCGCCAACGCCATCCTCATGACCGACGCGCTCGGTCGCATCGAGTGGACGAACGAGGGGTTTTCGCGGCTCTCCGGGTGGTCGCTCGAGGAGCTTCGCGGCAAGACGCTCACGTCGTTCCTCGAGTGGAGCGCCTCCGACATGAACGCGGTCGAGCACATGCGCGCCCAGATCCTGCGCGGGGAGGGCTTCCAGACCGAGACGCTCGCGTACGCGCGCGATGGTCGCCCCTACTGGGTGGCCGTCGACGCCCAGCCCATCTTCGTCGAGGGGCAGCTCGCGCACTTCGTGGCGATGGGGAACGACATCACCGAGCGCATCGTCGAACAGGATCGCCAGGCGTTGCAGATCGCCGCGTCGCGTGCGCTCGCCAAGGCGGGCGGCCTCGAAGCCGTCATGTTCGACGTGCTCGGCGTCGTCGGCTCGCGTATGGGATACACCCTCGGGGCCGCGTGGGCGCTCGACGGCGACTCGCCCAGCGCGCGCCTCCGCGTCGTCGCTTCGTGGGAGCGCGCCAAGGGCATGGCGGGGCCATTCTTCCTCTCGTCCGCGGCCGCGTCGTTCGGTGTCGGCGAGGGGCTCCCGGGGCGGGTGTGGGCCGAGGGAGGCACGGTCGTCGGGGCCGACCTTTCGGCCGTGCCGGGAGATCCGCGTGCGGCTACGGCGGTCGAGTGTGGGGTACGGTCCTACATGGCGGTCCCCATCGTCGACGGGGCGGCGTTCCTCGGCGTCCTCGAGCTGTTCGGCCCCGTGCGCGAAATACCTAATCCGAAGCTCGTCGACGCGCTCCGCGAGATTGGCCATCAGCTCGGCGCCTACGCCGTTAGAAAGCGCGCCGAGGAGTCCCTCCGCGAGGCCAAGGAGGCGGCCGAGGCGGCGAGCCGCGCGAAGAGCGAGTTCTTGGCCACGATGAGCCACGAGATCCGCACTCCCATGAACGGCGTGCTCGGCTTCGTGCAGCTCCTCCAGCAATCTCCCCTCACGAGCCAGCAGTCCGATTTCGTCGCCTCGATCCGGAGCAGCGCCGAGAGCCTCCTCAACGTCATCAACGACGTGCTCGATTTCTCCAAGATCGAGTCGGGGCACATGGAGATCGAGCGCGCTCCGTTCTCGCTCGAGCAGTGCGTCGAAGAGGCCGTCGAGACGGTGGCCATGGCGGCAGGAGAGAAGGGGCTCGATCTGGCCGCGCGCATCGACCCGGCCGTGCCCACCGGCGTGCTCGGTGACGTGCTCCGGGTGCGCCAGGTGCTCGTGAACCTGCTCGGGAATGCGGTGAAGTTCACGTCCCACGGCGAGGTCTCGCTCGAGGTGTCGAGCGACGCCCAAGCCCCCGACAAGGTGCGGTTCTCCGTGCGCGACACGGGGATCGGGATCCCGGCCTCGAAGCTCGAGTCCCTCTTTCAGCCGTTTCACCAGGTCGACAGCTCCACGTCGCGAAAATACGGTGGGACGGGCCTCGGGCTCGCCATTTGCCGGCGCCTCGTCGGCCTCATGGGTGGAGAGATCACGGCGGCGAGCGTCCCCGGTCGGGGCGCCGAGCTCTCGTTCGTGATCCCGCTGCCGCCGTCGCTCGGAGAGACCCGCTCCGCCCACTCGATGCAGGTGCCGTCGCTCGTGAGCCGCCGCGCGTACGTGGCCGACGCACACCCGCTCTCGCGCGGGGTGATCCGCGAGATGCTCGAGCGCTGGGGCATGGACGTGCGCTCGGGCGACTCGCTCCGTGACGCGAAGACGGAGGGGTGGTCGCCGCACGTGGTGCTGCTCGACTGCGACGTCCCTTCCGGGGAGTCGGTCGACGCCGTTCGGGGGCTCGCCGCCGGGGGCGCCACGGTGTTGCTCATGTGCAGCTCGGGCCGCGGCGCCAAGCTGCGAGAGTCCTATGGCGCGGCGATCTCCGCGACGCTCCTCAAGCCGCTCAAGGTGTCCCCTCTCTTCAACCTGCTCGTCTCGCACGCCGACCGCGCGGGAGACAAGAAGGTGTCTCGGAGCCGCATGGTGGCGCCCATCGTCGTCGGCAATCGGCCGCTGCGCCTCTTGCTCGTGGAGGACAACGCGGTCAATCGAAAGCTCGCCCTCGCGGCCTTGGCGCAGCTCGGGTGCAGCGCCGACGTGGCGCAGAACGGCAGAGAGGCCATTCGGGCGGTCAAGGCGACCCGCTACGATGCCATCTTCATGGATGTGCAAATGCCCGGGATGGACGGGCTCGAGGCCACTCGCGCGATACGCGTGTGGGAGAGCGACGCGGGGGCGAGGCCTGCGAGGATCGTGGCGCTGACGGCCAACGTGCTCTCGGGTGATCGCGAGAACTGCCTGCGCGCGGGTATGGACGACTACCTCCCCAAGCCGCTCCGGCTCGACGCGCTCCGGAGCTTCTTGCAGGCCGTATGCGACGGCCGCGACGCGCCGACCCACGAGTCGCCCGTGCCGCCCCCGCCGAGCTCCACCGTGCACGACGTGCTCCGCGATCTCGTCGCGGACGTGTCGCTCGACGAGGCCGTGCTGCTCGCGAAGGACTACGTGGGCTCCCTCGGCGACCAACTCGCCTCGCTTCGCCGGGCCATCGCCTCGGGCGATCTCGTAGTCGGCGCGAGGCTCGCGCACTCCCTGAAGGGCTCCGCCGCCATCTTCGGGCTCGATGCCACCAAGGCGTGTGCGGCCAAGGTCGAGGCGGCCTGCCGCGACGGGCGCTCCGACGAAGCCGTGAGCGCGACCTCCGCCCTCGAGGCCGCGAGCCGCGACGACGCCCACGAGCTCGACGTGGCCCTCGCGGCGCTCTCCGACTCCGTCGCCCGAATGAGCTGA
- a CDS encoding alkene reductase → MLFDSTTLAGLSLKNRFVMAPMTRSRAEGNVPNALMAEYYAQRAGAGLIVTEGTSPSPNGLGYSRIPGLFSAAQVEGWKLVTKAVHDKGGAIFAQLMHTGRVGHVANLPAGAEVVGPTAVACPGDMYTDAEGPKPHSAPRAMTDADIAKAVAEHLTAAKNAVAAGFDGVEIHGANGYLVEQFLNANVNTRTDGYGGSAENRNRFALEIVRAVADAIGKNKVGIRISPHGAFNATGSFDGVDAQYLALAKELSKLGIAYLHFVDHSSMGAPPVPAELKRGVREAFAGAFVLSGGYDAARAEADLVEKRGDLVAFGRPFLANPDLVARFAKGAPLNDVDMATFYTPGPKGYTDYPAL, encoded by the coding sequence ATGCTCTTCGATTCGACCACCCTCGCCGGCCTCTCGCTCAAGAACCGCTTCGTGATGGCTCCCATGACCCGGTCGCGCGCCGAGGGCAACGTCCCGAACGCGCTCATGGCCGAGTACTACGCGCAGCGCGCGGGCGCGGGCCTCATCGTCACCGAGGGCACCTCCCCGTCGCCGAACGGGCTCGGGTACTCGCGCATCCCTGGTCTCTTCTCGGCCGCGCAGGTCGAGGGGTGGAAGCTCGTCACCAAGGCCGTGCACGACAAGGGCGGCGCCATCTTCGCGCAGCTCATGCACACGGGCCGCGTCGGTCACGTGGCGAACCTCCCCGCCGGCGCCGAGGTCGTGGGGCCCACCGCCGTGGCCTGCCCGGGCGACATGTACACCGACGCCGAAGGCCCGAAGCCTCACTCCGCGCCGCGCGCGATGACCGACGCCGACATCGCGAAGGCCGTGGCCGAGCACCTGACGGCCGCGAAGAACGCGGTGGCCGCGGGCTTCGATGGCGTCGAGATCCACGGCGCAAATGGCTACTTGGTGGAGCAGTTCCTGAACGCCAACGTCAACACTCGCACGGACGGCTACGGCGGCTCGGCCGAGAACCGCAACCGCTTCGCGCTCGAGATCGTGCGCGCGGTCGCCGACGCGATCGGCAAGAACAAGGTGGGCATTCGCATCTCGCCACACGGCGCCTTCAACGCGACGGGTTCGTTCGACGGCGTCGACGCGCAGTACCTCGCGCTCGCCAAGGAGCTGTCGAAGCTCGGCATCGCCTATCTGCACTTCGTCGATCACTCGTCGATGGGCGCGCCGCCCGTGCCGGCCGAGCTGAAACGAGGCGTCCGCGAGGCGTTCGCGGGGGCTTTCGTTCTCTCGGGTGGGTACGACGCCGCGCGCGCCGAGGCCGATCTCGTCGAGAAGCGGGGAGACCTCGTCGCCTTCGGTCGCCCGTTCCTCGCGAACCCCGACCTCGTCGCGCGCTTCGCCAAGGGCGCGCCCCTGAACGACGTCGACATGGCCACGTTCTACACGCCCGGTCCGAAGGGCTACACGGACTACCCGGCCCTCTGA
- a CDS encoding TetR/AcrR family transcriptional regulator, with protein sequence MEPKRAGRPRRNASAAPPEPERGYHHGNLRRALLDAALALFAERGTFDFTFRELARAADVTHNAPYRHFHGKEDLLHALRAEGLARLAELEHEALLSAGHDPRARVAALGEAYVRFAVGEPAVFRLVLTYPIAEAGPEARGAESYALLERAIEEGRQKGVVRTDLSARELALAAWSLVHGIASLLVSGHVPAGPKRIKGYVALLSSVFFEGASAGAPAPRGYG encoded by the coding sequence ATGGAACCGAAACGCGCGGGCAGGCCGAGGCGAAACGCGTCCGCGGCGCCCCCCGAGCCCGAGCGGGGATACCACCACGGCAATCTACGCAGAGCCCTGCTCGACGCGGCCCTCGCGCTCTTCGCCGAGCGCGGCACCTTCGACTTCACCTTCCGCGAGCTCGCCCGGGCCGCCGACGTCACGCACAACGCGCCGTACCGGCATTTCCACGGCAAGGAAGACCTCCTCCACGCGCTCCGCGCCGAAGGCCTCGCACGGCTCGCCGAGCTCGAGCACGAGGCGCTCCTCTCCGCCGGGCACGATCCACGCGCCCGCGTCGCGGCCCTCGGTGAGGCCTACGTCCGGTTCGCGGTGGGGGAGCCCGCCGTGTTTCGCCTCGTGCTGACGTACCCCATCGCGGAGGCCGGCCCCGAGGCGCGCGGCGCCGAGAGCTACGCGCTGCTCGAGCGCGCGATCGAAGAGGGGCGCCAAAAGGGTGTAGTTCGCACGGATCTGTCGGCCCGCGAGCTCGCCCTCGCCGCGTGGTCCCTCGTGCACGGCATCGCGTCGCTCCTCGTGAGCGGGCACGTGCCGGCCGGCCCCAAGCGCATCAAGGGGTACGTGGCGCTGCTCTCGAGCGTATTTTTCGAAGGCGCGAGCGCCGGGGCCCCCGCGCCGCGCGGATACGGCTGA